The following are from one region of the Streptomyces rubrogriseus genome:
- a CDS encoding AfsR/SARP family transcriptional regulator gives MDGGPRVPEQRRPGFPAEEEESGALRFGVLGPVRAWRDGETLATGSPQQRALLAALLLREGRTATAGELIDALWGEEPPSQALAAVRTYASRLRKILDPGVLVSESGGYAVRGLAEGALDLARAQDLAAAAEKARSAGDLCHARDLLRRALALWDGEVLAGVPGPYAQTQRVRLGEWRLQLLETRVDMDLDQGCHAEAVSELTALTAAHPLRERLRELLMLALYRSGRQAEALAVYADTRRLLADELGVDPRPGLQELQQRILQADPALAEPSAATAETSTATVRPAQLPATVPDFTGRAAFVRELSDVLSAASGDSASGRVMAVSALAGIGGVGKTTLAVHVAHRARAAFPDGQLYVDLQGAGARPAEPETVLGSFLRALGTADSAIPDSLEERAALYRSVLDGRRVLVLLDNARDAAQVRPLLPGTDGCAALVTARVRMVDLAGAHLVDLDVMSPEEALALFTRIVGEERVASERQAALDVVGACGFLPLAIRIAASRLAARRTWTVSVLAAKLADERRRLDELQAGDQAVEATFELGYGQLEPAQARAFRLLGLADGPDISLAAAAAVLDLPAGDTEDLLESLVDTSLLESAAPGRYRFHDLVRLYARACAERTERDGTSPSERGAALSRLLDFYLATAAGVYAIERPGDRLVDGLEPTEYPGLTFTEGSAALDWLYTEAAPLLSCVRQAAASSRLRRAVDLLWAAKDLTESGANSHQYETTARGMCEATRAAGDTLAEGRARTVLTDVLLVSGRIPQAEEESRLAMRLAESVDDALAVSWVANSLGLICLHQGRHNDSKPFFERAIAGFRALGNHPPEATALCNLSRAHLGADDVAQAVDFARRGLEAHAEFGRTVRLANSHYALGIALNRADRHTEALGHFSEALTIFTAHRQRLWEGTTNYRIAEVHLAAQRPAQAARHAEQALALGCIGGDRMQGNVLTLLGRALAGLEQTDRAKACWSKALRLYEQEGAEEASEARALLRPASAA, from the coding sequence TCGGGCGCGCTGCGCTTCGGCGTGCTCGGGCCGGTGCGCGCCTGGCGGGACGGGGAGACGCTGGCCACCGGCTCTCCGCAGCAGCGCGCGCTGCTGGCCGCCCTGTTGCTGCGCGAGGGCCGTACGGCCACGGCGGGCGAGCTGATCGACGCCCTGTGGGGCGAGGAACCGCCGTCGCAGGCGCTGGCGGCGGTGCGGACGTACGCGTCCCGGCTGCGGAAGATCCTCGACCCGGGGGTGCTGGTCAGCGAGTCGGGCGGGTACGCCGTGCGGGGCCTCGCCGAGGGGGCGCTGGACCTGGCACGGGCCCAGGACCTGGCCGCGGCGGCCGAGAAGGCCAGGAGCGCCGGGGACCTGTGCCACGCCCGTGACCTGCTGCGCCGGGCGCTGGCCCTGTGGGACGGCGAGGTGCTGGCCGGCGTGCCGGGGCCGTACGCGCAGACGCAGCGCGTCCGCCTCGGCGAATGGCGGCTCCAACTTCTCGAAACGCGCGTCGACATGGACCTCGACCAGGGCTGTCACGCGGAGGCGGTCTCGGAACTGACGGCGCTGACCGCGGCGCACCCGCTGCGCGAACGCCTGCGCGAGCTGCTGATGCTGGCCCTGTACCGCAGCGGCCGCCAGGCGGAGGCGCTCGCCGTCTACGCGGACACGCGCCGTCTGCTCGCCGACGAGCTGGGCGTCGACCCGCGCCCCGGCCTCCAGGAACTCCAGCAGCGCATCCTCCAGGCCGACCCGGCCCTGGCCGAGCCCTCGGCGGCCACCGCGGAGACCTCGACGGCCACCGTGCGCCCGGCGCAACTCCCCGCGACCGTGCCCGACTTCACCGGCCGCGCGGCTTTCGTCCGGGAGCTGAGCGACGTACTGTCCGCCGCGTCCGGGGACTCGGCGTCGGGCCGCGTGATGGCGGTCTCGGCGCTGGCCGGCATCGGCGGCGTCGGCAAGACGACCCTCGCCGTGCACGTCGCCCACCGGGCGCGGGCCGCCTTCCCGGACGGGCAGCTGTACGTCGACCTCCAGGGCGCGGGCGCGCGGCCCGCGGAGCCGGAGACGGTGCTCGGCTCCTTCCTGCGGGCCCTGGGCACGGCCGACTCGGCCATCCCGGACTCCCTGGAGGAGCGCGCCGCCCTCTACCGCTCCGTCCTGGACGGCCGCCGTGTCCTGGTCCTGCTGGACAACGCCCGCGACGCCGCCCAGGTGCGGCCCCTGCTGCCCGGCACGGACGGCTGCGCGGCGCTGGTGACGGCGCGGGTGCGGATGGTGGACCTCGCCGGGGCGCACCTGGTCGACCTGGACGTGATGTCGCCCGAGGAGGCGCTGGCCCTCTTCACGAGGATCGTGGGCGAGGAGCGGGTCGCCTCGGAGCGGCAGGCGGCGCTCGACGTGGTCGGCGCATGCGGTTTCCTGCCGCTGGCGATCCGCATCGCCGCGTCCCGGCTGGCCGCCCGCCGCACCTGGACGGTCTCGGTCCTGGCCGCGAAGCTGGCGGACGAACGACGCCGGCTGGACGAGCTGCAGGCCGGCGACCAGGCGGTCGAGGCCACCTTCGAACTGGGCTACGGCCAGCTGGAACCGGCCCAGGCCCGCGCCTTCCGCCTGCTGGGCCTGGCCGACGGCCCGGACATCTCCCTCGCGGCGGCGGCGGCCGTACTGGACCTCCCGGCGGGGGACACGGAGGACCTCCTGGAGTCCCTGGTCGACACCTCGCTGCTCGAATCGGCGGCCCCGGGCCGCTACCGCTTCCACGACCTGGTCCGCCTCTACGCGCGTGCGTGCGCGGAACGGACGGAACGGGACGGGACCTCGCCGAGCGAGCGGGGGGCGGCGCTGTCGCGGCTGCTGGACTTCTACCTGGCGACGGCGGCGGGGGTGTACGCGATCGAGCGGCCGGGGGACCGGTTGGTGGACGGCCTGGAGCCGACGGAGTACCCGGGGCTGACGTTCACGGAGGGATCGGCGGCGCTGGACTGGTTGTACACCGAGGCGGCGCCGCTGCTGTCGTGCGTGCGGCAGGCGGCCGCGTCGTCCCGGCTGCGGCGCGCCGTCGACCTCCTGTGGGCCGCCAAGGACCTCACCGAGTCCGGTGCCAACTCCCACCAGTACGAGACGACCGCCAGGGGGATGTGCGAGGCAACGCGCGCCGCCGGCGACACCCTGGCCGAGGGACGGGCACGAACGGTGCTCACCGACGTCCTGTTGGTGAGCGGCCGCATCCCCCAGGCGGAGGAGGAGTCGCGGCTGGCCATGCGGCTCGCGGAGTCGGTCGACGACGCCCTCGCGGTGAGCTGGGTCGCCAACAGCCTCGGACTCATCTGCTTGCACCAAGGGCGGCACAACGACAGCAAGCCGTTCTTCGAGCGGGCCATCGCCGGATTCCGCGCCCTGGGCAACCACCCCCCGGAGGCGACGGCCCTGTGCAACCTCTCGCGGGCCCACCTGGGGGCCGACGACGTCGCACAGGCCGTCGACTTCGCGAGGCGGGGGCTGGAAGCGCACGCCGAGTTCGGCAGGACCGTGCGGCTCGCCAACAGCCACTACGCGCTGGGCATCGCCCTCAACCGGGCCGATCGGCACACGGAGGCCCTCGGACACTTCTCCGAGGCCCTGACCATCTTCACCGCGCACCGGCAGCGGCTGTGGGAGGGCACGACGAACTACCGCATCGCCGAGGTCCACCTCGCGGCGCAGCGTCCCGCGCAGGCGGCCCGGCACGCCGAACAGGCCCTCGCGCTCGGCTGCATCGGCGGGGACCGCATGCAGGGCAACGTCCTGACGCTGTTGGGCCGCGCCCTGGCCGGATTGGAGCAGACGGACCGGGCCAAGGCCTGCTGGAGCAAGGCCCTGCGGCTGTACGAGCAGGAGGGCGCCGAGGAGGCGAGCGAGGCGAGGGCCCTGCTCAGGCCCGCTTCGGCCGCCTGA
- a CDS encoding outer membrane protein assembly factor BamB family protein, with amino-acid sequence MVDQLTQHDPRRIGPFEVLGRLGAGGMGLVYLARSASGRRVAIKTVRTELAEDQLFRVRFTREVEAARAVSGFYTAAVVDADPRAAVPWLATAYVPAPSLEEIVNECGPMPAQAVRWLAAGVAEALQSIHGAGLVHRDLKPSNVLVVEDGPRVIDFGIASGVSNTRLTMTNVAVGTPAYMSPEQAKDSRSVTGASDVFSLGSMLVFAATGHPPFHGANPVETVFMLLREGPDLEGLPDELRPLIESCMQMEATGRPNPADLQAQLAPHLFGSGSDDSGTASAWLPERAVGLIEGRRNGRPAVKPATTARRPRSRPVRRPRPRPRAPLPPPPAHDPVVPAPPAHVPAVPAPVGAPDGGPVRLPGAAVPIGPGPRVADMRAAAVAAPPPESALAASWSRPRPGVNGADPAVPAPAPAPAEASPAGWRPWRFRMSNDVWGTPRVAEDLVYVTSFEVHALDVATGRRRFKTRDVAWSMAVADGRIHASDGPTLFALDAREGADLWRVQTDAWVYSLQADRGTVLTAPRGGGVQAWEASAGQKLWEVTGAQTDFESPEAGAALHDGTAYVWQDARLRALDARTGDERWSYPIGDAASCGGVPVRLTQAPDGYVYVAAGTRVLALEVASGHVRWHFEAPAVFLAPPTFVPGPAVTGGGVYLADYLGTVYALDATDGRDRWRIATEARSSTDPVLVAAGHVHVGSGKGLYTLDAVTGTPKWRFQAGGDIVGAPAVAEGRIHFGSSDHLLYTLKADDGRLRWKLATGGEITGSPVVRDGIVYACSKDRCVYALDAEKGTGTARTA; translated from the coding sequence GTGGTGGATCAGCTGACGCAGCACGATCCGCGGCGGATCGGGCCGTTCGAGGTGCTGGGGCGGCTCGGCGCCGGCGGCATGGGGCTGGTCTATCTCGCGCGCTCGGCGTCCGGGCGGCGCGTGGCGATCAAGACGGTGCGCACGGAACTGGCGGAGGACCAGCTGTTCCGCGTCCGCTTCACCCGCGAGGTGGAGGCGGCCCGCGCGGTCTCGGGCTTCTACACGGCGGCCGTGGTCGACGCCGACCCGCGCGCCGCGGTGCCGTGGCTGGCCACGGCCTACGTACCCGCACCCTCCCTCGAGGAGATAGTGAACGAGTGCGGGCCGATGCCGGCCCAGGCGGTGCGCTGGCTGGCCGCGGGCGTCGCGGAGGCGCTCCAGTCGATCCACGGCGCGGGCCTGGTCCACCGCGACCTGAAGCCCTCCAACGTCCTCGTCGTCGAGGACGGCCCCCGCGTGATCGACTTCGGCATCGCGTCCGGCGTCTCGAACACCCGTCTGACCATGACGAACGTCGCCGTCGGCACCCCCGCCTACATGTCCCCGGAGCAGGCGAAGGACTCCCGCAGCGTCACCGGCGCCAGCGACGTGTTCTCGCTCGGCTCGATGCTGGTCTTCGCCGCCACCGGACACCCACCCTTCCACGGCGCCAACCCGGTCGAGACGGTCTTCATGCTGCTGCGCGAGGGCCCCGACCTGGAGGGCCTGCCGGACGAGCTGCGCCCGCTCATCGAGTCCTGCATGCAGATGGAGGCCACCGGCCGCCCCAACCCCGCCGACCTCCAGGCCCAGCTCGCCCCGCACCTCTTCGGCTCCGGCTCCGACGACAGCGGTACGGCGTCGGCGTGGCTGCCCGAACGGGCCGTGGGCCTGATCGAGGGACGCCGCAACGGCCGCCCCGCCGTCAAGCCCGCCACCACGGCTAGGCGGCCGCGGTCACGGCCCGTCCGGCGCCCGCGCCCCCGTCCACGCGCCCCGCTGCCGCCGCCGCCCGCACACGACCCCGTGGTGCCGGCGCCGCCCGCGCACGTCCCGGCGGTGCCCGCTCCGGTCGGCGCCCCCGACGGCGGGCCGGTCCGGCTGCCCGGCGCCGCGGTGCCCATCGGGCCCGGTCCGCGCGTCGCCGACATGCGCGCCGCCGCCGTCGCCGCGCCACCGCCGGAGTCCGCCCTCGCCGCGTCCTGGTCCCGCCCGCGCCCCGGCGTCAACGGCGCCGACCCCGCCGTACCGGCCCCCGCCCCCGCGCCTGCGGAGGCCTCGCCGGCCGGGTGGCGCCCCTGGCGGTTCCGGATGTCCAACGACGTGTGGGGCACGCCGCGGGTCGCCGAGGACCTGGTCTACGTCACCTCCTTCGAGGTGCACGCCCTGGACGTGGCCACCGGACGCCGCCGCTTCAAGACCCGGGACGTCGCCTGGTCGATGGCGGTCGCGGACGGCCGTATCCACGCCTCCGACGGGCCCACCCTCTTCGCCCTGGACGCCCGGGAGGGCGCCGACCTCTGGCGCGTGCAGACCGACGCCTGGGTGTACTCGCTCCAGGCCGACCGCGGCACCGTCCTCACCGCCCCCCGCGGCGGCGGCGTCCAGGCCTGGGAGGCGTCGGCCGGCCAGAAGCTGTGGGAGGTCACCGGCGCGCAGACCGACTTCGAGTCGCCCGAGGCGGGCGCCGCGCTGCACGACGGCACGGCCTACGTCTGGCAGGACGCCCGCCTGCGCGCCCTGGACGCCCGTACCGGCGACGAGAGATGGTCGTACCCGATCGGCGACGCGGCCTCCTGCGGCGGTGTCCCGGTCCGCCTCACCCAGGCGCCCGACGGCTACGTGTACGTCGCGGCCGGCACCCGGGTCCTCGCCCTGGAGGTCGCCTCCGGCCACGTCCGCTGGCACTTCGAGGCTCCGGCGGTCTTCCTCGCCCCGCCCACCTTCGTGCCGGGCCCGGCCGTCACCGGCGGCGGCGTCTACCTGGCCGACTACCTCGGCACCGTCTACGCCCTCGACGCCACCGACGGCCGCGACCGCTGGCGCATCGCGACCGAGGCCCGCTCCTCGACCGACCCGGTCCTGGTCGCCGCCGGACACGTCCACGTGGGCAGCGGCAAGGGCCTGTACACCCTGGACGCGGTCACCGGCACGCCCAAGTGGCGCTTCCAGGCGGGCGGCGACATCGTGGGCGCGCCCGCGGTCGCCGAGGGCCGCATCCACTTCGGCTCCTCCGACCACCTGCTGTACACGCTGAAGGCCGACGACGGCCGCCTGCGCTGGAAGCTCGCCACCGGCGGCGAGATCACCGGCTCCCCGGTCGTCCGCGACGGCATCGTGTACGCGTGCAGCAAGGACCGCTGCGTCTACGCCCTGGACGCGGAGAAGGGCACGGGGACCGCCCGTACGGCGTGA
- a CDS encoding VOC family protein, with product MAESGAFEKRREGVPCWVDAQLSDVEAGRRFYGELFGWTFQEEAGEAGESPYRAAGESVRACLDGEPVAALVRKTDGRMPTVWSVYFHTPDAAALTARIRAGGGQVVTPPHPLGDLGTTALAADPDGAVFGLWQPDRRTGFGRRREPGTFAWAELYTRDTEAANAFYGDLFHEALFGPDASPDFGRARVSDVFPAEMPPHFLVHFLVEDVDAGLATVVRLGGRVRVPPFGTSYGRVAVVSDDQGASFALLRR from the coding sequence ATGGCCGAAAGCGGGGCATTCGAGAAGAGGCGGGAGGGCGTCCCCTGCTGGGTGGACGCCCAGCTCTCCGACGTGGAGGCGGGCAGGCGTTTCTACGGCGAGCTGTTCGGCTGGACCTTCCAGGAGGAAGCGGGGGAGGCCGGGGAGAGCCCCTACCGGGCGGCGGGGGAGTCCGTACGGGCGTGCCTGGACGGGGAGCCGGTCGCCGCGCTGGTCCGCAAGACGGACGGCCGGATGCCCACCGTGTGGTCCGTGTACTTCCACACCCCGGACGCCGCCGCCCTCACCGCGCGGATCAGGGCGGGCGGCGGTCAGGTCGTCACCCCGCCCCACCCGCTCGGCGACCTGGGCACCACCGCCCTCGCCGCCGACCCCGACGGTGCGGTCTTCGGGCTCTGGCAGCCGGACCGCCGTACCGGCTTCGGGCGCCGGCGCGAGCCCGGCACGTTCGCCTGGGCCGAGCTGTACACCCGGGACACGGAGGCCGCCAACGCCTTCTACGGCGACCTGTTCCACGAGGCGCTCTTCGGCCCGGACGCGTCCCCCGACTTCGGCCGGGCCCGGGTCTCCGACGTCTTCCCCGCCGAGATGCCGCCGCACTTCCTCGTCCACTTCCTGGTCGAGGACGTGGACGCCGGGCTCGCGACGGTGGTCCGGCTCGGCGGGCGGGTGCGGGTGCCGCCCTTCGGGACGTCGTACGGGCGGGTGGCCGTGGTCTCGGACGACCAGGGGGCGTCGTTCGCGCTGCTGCGACGCTGA